The following proteins come from a genomic window of Myroides odoratus DSM 2801:
- a CDS encoding TssN family type VI secretion system protein: MIQIEFIKAFFLAHLLLPTLLIILVFPLAYLQKKMPFIKSKEVIFYVLISGLVLALPGLLGFSGNAFNPYWYLLASLLYFLFGLIHLNQLSKRFRGQDVPLHLSKAFEIILTVFTLLLGVCLFAYLFDWLSPFKGYAYLSATASIAYLIPLFFHYSYRQFLQIPYSIYKTWNYDVNKPIIDFDGVDLKQLRVVTLELTKNVQDGNQFRIKAKTLTSGVTFGDWFQKVLEDYNFKNGTNSIELQQENGAYYHWIFYTKRSFFHFRKYLDFELDIAQNKIRENEVISCRRVVENEQKMNELL; the protein is encoded by the coding sequence ATGATACAGATAGAATTTATAAAAGCCTTTTTTCTCGCTCATTTACTTCTCCCAACTTTGTTAATCATTCTCGTTTTTCCTTTGGCTTATCTCCAAAAAAAAATGCCCTTTATCAAATCGAAAGAAGTAATTTTTTATGTACTAATTAGTGGGTTAGTATTAGCGCTACCTGGTTTACTTGGGTTCTCTGGAAATGCTTTTAACCCTTATTGGTATCTGTTGGCGAGTTTACTCTATTTTTTGTTTGGATTAATCCATCTCAATCAACTGTCAAAGCGATTTCGTGGACAAGATGTACCCCTGCACTTATCCAAGGCTTTTGAAATAATCTTAACCGTATTTACTTTGCTGTTAGGGGTATGTTTATTCGCTTATCTTTTTGATTGGTTGAGCCCTTTTAAAGGGTATGCGTATCTATCCGCAACGGCAAGTATAGCCTATTTAATTCCTTTGTTTTTTCACTATAGTTATAGGCAGTTCTTGCAAATTCCTTACAGCATCTACAAAACTTGGAATTATGATGTAAATAAACCTATCATCGATTTTGATGGGGTTGATTTGAAACAATTGAGGGTTGTTACACTCGAATTAACGAAGAATGTCCAAGATGGAAACCAATTTAGAATAAAAGCAAAGACCCTTACTTCCGGAGTCACTTTTGGCGATTGGTTTCAAAAAGTATTGGAAGATTATAATTTTAAAAATGGAACAAATTCCATTGAATTACAGCAAGAAAATGGAGCCTATTACCATTGGATATTTTATACCAAACGATCCTTTTTCCACTTTAGAAAATACTTGGATTTTGAATTGGATATAGCACAGAATAAAATAAGAGAAAATGAGGTTATTAGCTGTAGGAGAGTTGTTGAAAATGAACAAAAAATGAATGAATTGTTATGA